The DNA region ttgctgagtgGTGGCAAGGGACAGTAACAGGAACTTGGAATTtcacactaaaaagactgtaatgttggaAGATAGGTCCTGGACCACCATGGACAATTAAgactgtaatcattcttccaaTGTAGAAGTATTCATCGTCTTCCACTGCTGGAAAATACCAAAATTGTAAAGATGTGACAAAAAATGATGACCTTTCTAGCAAATGAGAGTCTGTAAagtctaaagactctccaactggtccagaatgcagctgcacgcgtactgacaaaaactagaaagagagatcatattactcctattatagcttcactgcattgacttcctgtaaaatctagaatagaatttaaaatccttctcctcacttttaaagctcttaatggtcaggctccatcatatcttaaagagcttatagtaccttatgtacctaccagaacactgcgctcccagcatgcaggcctacttgtggttcctagtatctctaaaagtagaatgggaggcagagccttcagttatcaggctcctctcctgtggaaccatctcccagattgggtccggagggcagacaccctctctacttttaagagtaggcttaaaactttcctttttgataaagcttatagttagcaagctcctagtttatgctgctataggcttagactgctgggggactcctactcccatgatgcactgagctcctctctccttttctctctctctctctctctctctatctatatccatttacattcatgtgcTATTAATGCATTCTGTGATAATGTCTGGATGACAGATTCATTATCCTCCCGTCGGGGTCCTACTAACTTCAATGCTGATtgttttttcaatgtgcttcaaATATTCTTCTTGGCTTCATTGAGAAAGCAGAGTAAGAACTTCTTAAGTAGGCCCACCAATGTCCAAAGCTTCTTCCATTAGCTCAAATTCATCAGCATGTGAATTTCACATGCACCAACCATCCCAGACTTCGGTTAGGTTAATGTTAAATCTGCTATAGAAGCTTGAAAATTAAGCTTCTGAGACAAAATCAAGACCATGTCTGTAGCTGTCAGTCCATTATTGTAGAAGAAGCAGTCAGATAAAGGCAAGGAAATGTGAACAGTGCATCTTCTTAGATGTGTATATTATTCAAACTGTGACTAAAAcgttttaattgtatttttatatatatatatatatatatatatatatatatatagtgaataaagttttaaaacCACTTCCAAATACTCCTTTCTCCTTCCAGGCAAACTTCCCCCCTCTAATAGAAACGTTACGGACTAGAGTATCATTCTGGGACACCCTTCTTATCTCTTTAATTGGGAGAATTAATGCCATAAAGATGATTTTCCTCCcacagttattatatttattttaaaacatcaccatttttcttaaaaaataatttttcaaaCACCTGGACTTTTTAATAGTTCCCTTTCTGTGGGGACACAAGGCTCACAGAACAGGTTAAAAAACATCTCTGTAGGCCAAAGCCTGACGGGGGATTAGCTCTCGCAAACTTTTTGCTTTAATACTGTGCTTCAGTGATAAAGATGCTTACCTTTTGGCTGGACACATCGACACCATTGTTGGATTGGCTAAAGCTGGAGGCAGAAGACTGCTACCCATATTCCATGGGTGCAGTCCTACTAGCCCCAGCTAAGGTTATTAAGTTGCTGTATAATAATAACCCTATCTCACATAACATGATTCGTACATGGAAGCAAATCAAAGCCAATCTTAATCTTAAACCAATCACCCTATTATTACCTGTTGCTAGGAACCCCACATTTGCCCCCTCCAGTCTGGACGGAGCCTTTTCTACATGGAGTGAAAGGGGTGTCCGGTGTATTGGTTACTTAAACATAGGAGGCTTCTTTGCTTTATTCACACAACTACAGAGGAAGTGTAGACTGGGGAATAACAACTTCTTTCGTTACCTACAAATTCAGAACATtaggaaacatttaaaagattttGATACTGAAACATAATCTTAAATAGATGACTGTCTGAAACTGTCACCAAACAAAAGTAAGTTGATATCCCACATCTATAATACTCTCTTATCAATAAGCTCTCTCTCAACTGAAAATGATAGACATAAGTGGGAAGGGGAATTTGGCAAACCAATTCCAGATGATTTATGGAAAGAGAGCCTTGAAAATATACATAATTGTTCAAATAATGCAAGATACCAAGAGGTGTCGCCTATATATGATAATTGCCAATCTTCTGTGGCAACATTTCTTCATAGTTTTGCTCTATGTCCAAAGGTCCACTCTTTTTGGATCGATATGTAACATTATGTCTGAGGTCTGAATACTTCTGAAACAAAGTATGACACAGCAGCATTTTCTCTCTTATTAATAGGAAAGAGATTAATCCCCATTTTATGGAAGAGCGCAACTGTCCCTACCTCTAAGCTGTGGTTAGAGGATCTAACTAACACACTTTATTTGGAAAAGATATGCGCTGAAAGACAGGCTCCAACAATTCAATACATCCTGGAAACCACTCATATCATACCTTGACACTATAAATCCAGTACAGCAGTCCACATCCTAGCACACAATACACAACAACTTCGACAGTTGAAGAGTGAAGGTCTccgtgagtgagtgagtgagggaggaaggggtgGAGATGCATAGGGATGGGTTAGTGGGGTGATTGGGTTGGGTCCTGTGAGTGATGGGGGATCCTGGTCAGCCTGGTTacgtgttttttctctttttaatggtcttctgtttttattttgtcttattttgtttCAATACTATTTTTTACTGTCTTATTTGAATTagttgtgaaaatgttttctgaatGCATAAGTGGAATGTATGTTAATTGGAAACTttcaataaaaagacatttgaaaaaacaaaaacaaaaaaatgtactgattggtgtatacaatatatatatatacatgtaccATGGTAAATGCTGAGGTGCAGAATATTGCAGCAAGGCTTAATAAACATTGTCTTCATTCAGGAAAGTCTGAGCTTATTCTTCACAGATATCCTGAGTTTTAGGGTAGGTCAGACAGAAATGTATAAGGCTACATGTAGGTTAATTTAGGCTGTATGTTAGATTACCAGGTCTCAGGAGGGACTGCAGCATTGAAAGCACTTgggaaaatgtgttaaaagattAGATTCTTGCCCAAGAGAGCAGCCCAGTTTTAGAGAGAGcaacattaaacattacagtTACAGCGATTGTTCAGTGTAACTTTGActctgctgccatctgctggtacATCAGTTGTCAACACAGAGAAGCGCCACTCTGCCTAAAAGGAGCTCATTTGGGCTGTATCCAAAAAATctacctgaacacatctgaacCCGCCATATCTCCAGTATCACTGTTCTAACAATGGAAAGAACACGTTTTTAACCAGGTCAATAGTAGAGAATACTAGTTGCTGGTTACATGCTCACAGGATGGTAACatattgcagattttttttcatgctttgcAATGGTGCcataacaaaacataaaatgcatttacAGTGTATACATGATGAAACACATCAACAAACGATTCAGTCATGTAGTCTGTTAGTTGTAACATGaatctttgtttattttataagctGGATTTACAGTATATACGTTTACTACAACTTTCATATTGTTCACATTCaggaaagaacaagaaaagtaataaaataaaagtcatttGCATAATTATGGTCTATGTTGAACAGTTATAATAAATCTCCAGTTTAAGTCAATATTTTACAACAGCATTTAATTTATAATCATTTTTAGTCATTCATACATGattaaatgcagtttttccaTATCAACCAGCAGTTTGCATAGTCTCACAGCATCCATGTGAAGAATCACTGTGCAATGTCGTAATAATAATCCCGTAGTCTTGGCTCAACAACACTGAATTTGGGTCTTTCGTCCACTCTGTAAGACATGAAAACAAGGTTGAACTGAGACCAGAGGTTCTTCTGACATACACTGCCCTTATGATTCATATCCAAGTGCAATACCGTCTGATGTAAATGGGATTTTGTGATGATTTACGCCGGGAACACACCGAAGAGCGGCGAAAAGCGGCCTGTAGCCTGTTGCCACGCAATCTCTATGGAAACTCTCCGGTGTGTTCCCGGCGTTAGACATCTTGTCACTTACTTGTATGTCCAGCAGGCGTTCATGAGGTCATACATCTCTTGTGGACAGTTAAGTGGAGCTTCCATGCGCTGTCCACTTTCAAGCATTTGCATGACATCATTTCCTTTCATTCCCTGTTAACAGTGACACATTTAGATTTCATCTGACACATCAGGTTGATACAAATATGTACTGTGGATCAAAGAGCACATAACAGGCAGTAGGCTGAATGAGTGGGACATACAGCATGATACGTGAATcacaaatgtaaacacatttgtCTTCAAGAGTTTTTGTCTAGTGATGGATTTCTGTCTCtgatatacagtctatgatttctgtataaaaacacagaactgCAGCAGGTGTTCATTGTTTTGCCTGTAGGTGGCGACGGCAACATTCTGCATCTGCAGAGTAAAAGTACTGCTGTTGTTTTGTAGAGGTGGACTGACAATGACAACACAGCTCCCCCATGTGGACACTCTGCAGCCTGCCACAtgcgagtgagtgagtgagtgagtcaaGTCAGTGTATAAGTGACAGTGAGCATCTGAGTGATTTTGTGAGCCAGTGTgtgactgaaaaacaaaagacgTCCTCAGATAAATCAGGACAATGTGTGACATAAACGTCCTCATTTATCTGAAGGGTGTCTTAATGGTTTATGATATGATGGGTTTGTGATAGGTTTAGAGATTGTTCATACCTTGTATGGTTTCTGGCCAAGGGAATATGCCTCCCACATGAGCACCCCAAAGCTCCACACATCACTTTTGGATGAGAATTTGAAGTAGTTGATGCACTCAGGAGCGTACCATTTCACCGGCCACTTCCCATGACCCTTAGCCTGAAGAAGCAGAGAAACAACACATCAGGAGTTAGTTAttggttatttatttacttttatacaCAGTTAACAAGACACCAGCACAGTCTGGTGCTGTGGACCACCAACATATTTAGGGCTATGGTGTGGTACGGTGATACATGCTGGCAGTATGGCAACAAGATGGAGCTAAAAAATGTGGAGCCCATTAAATATAAGAGTTGAACAGAGCTTTGACCTCACAGAAAAGCTTCATGTTATGGCTACTATTAGTCAAGGATATGACtgtaaaatgttggttttattttttgtctaaaatattattttaatgatttggAATGTTGGATGAGAGAATGTCtagaaacacatattaaaagGTAGTTCATACAAATGATTGTTCTGATCTGAATAAAGTTTCTATAAAACCAATTTATCAAGACTGGGTTTTACTATTTCGCCATATTGTCCCACTCTCAGGTATTTTTCTGAGATCAGGTCGGAGGATCCTAATTGATGTTACATTGATATTGTTTCCGTGGTGCtaacacatacattttacacattatgTGACACCACCACGGAATCCAGTTTTAAGAGGTCGTGgtcatttcaaatatttctgtgagatcaggttggtTACCTTGTAGTAGTTTTGCTCCTCAGCGACAGCTTTGGAAAGACCAAAGTCACTGATCTTGGCGTAGTGCTGTGTGACCAGCAGCACATTCCTGGCAGCGAGGTCCCTGTGGACAAAGTTATGCTCCTCCAGATACTTCATTCCCATGGACACCTGGTGGACcagctcagtgatgttttttatgtttgtctgCCTGTAGATAATCAACTGTTATTTTAACCATAAAATCCACAATAAAACTAAAGACAAGCAGTTCATAAACAATCATCTGAGAGACATTCACTTCTTAAGACAACAAGGTTccattttataaatgtaatatctgTCTTGTATGAAGTCAAACTTTATTCCTGTTTGGAATGACCAGGCGCAGTCCTTATCATTGCTAACTTTACTCTTGACTTGAATGGACGGATGGAAACACAGTAAAGAGAAACATCTACAAGCAAGCATGTAGCCCTAACCCTTTGACCCCTGACTGTTGGAAGTTGTAAGGGAAATATGTAGCCCTTGAGAGGAACACAAGGAACATTTTACGGGGCTGAAAATGTGCTGAAACATCCTCTGAATGTTTCTCAGATTAGGGAATATTAATAAGGACTATTATGCTACAGCCATCAGTGATTCTTTAAGGTCAATGCTAATTTTAGCATGCTAATTCAATGCTAACACATTGTAAAATGTGGGCACCATCTTACTTTAGTATGTTAGAATGcgaacatttgctaattagtgCTAAACACAAAGAAGGATGATGGAAAAGATCATATAAATGTATTGCAGTAGATGATTAACAGAAATTAATATTCAcatagtttcatgtttttatgttaagttCATTGTTACCACCAGTACTAAATGACCTGCACACCCTGCATTTAGAGTTACTAATTAACTGGACCTGCAGGCTTCCACACTAACCAACCACTGTGCTAACACTGCTACAACTACAAAACAGTGCAGCATAACCATATACATTATAATCTGAACTGTGAAATAAGTAAAGTCAGTAGAATGTAGAATGCCACATATTAGAGAATGATCTGGGTCTGGGGGGAGAACATACTTGTTTCTCTGCAGGAACTTGTTGAGCGGCCCCAGCTCAGCTAGCTCCATGACCAGCATGAGGTTCTCCGCCTCACAGATACCGATCATCCGGACAATGTAAGGGTTGTCCAGCTGCTGCATGACATTGGCTTCTCGCAGCATTTCCTCACGCACTGAAGGGTTGTTATCATCATTCTTCAGGATTTTAACTGCAACTGGTTTCTCTGTCCTAATGagagggttagtgttagggtgaCAGTACCACAGGGTTTGCATAGACACTTTCACATTTCAATAATCAACAGCACACAACCACTAACACAGCACAGAATAGAGTAGAGACTAAGGGTAGCCAAGTAAATACATTGAGTCTATACATTGCAGGTAAAGGTTGCTGCACTCTATTTTAACAGCACAAAAGCAACAAAGAGTTATTTAGGTTTATGTGCAGCAGTAATGAGTACATAAGGGGGGGATGAAGGTGAATATGTATTAGAGGTTGTGGTTATTATTAGATACTCTCTCAGCCAGTCACATCATGTGATCTCATAGCTCTGAAATAGCTGAGCTGACCACGATGAAGAATGACAACAATAGCTCATCAAAAGGAAAGATGATTTCCTCAGGAAATCATACTGTTGTCTGAAGGTGCAGAACATCGATGTGAACAAAGTCCTGCAGCCAGAGGCAGAAGGTTTGAGATGATTTGTACAAAGATGACAGaaacaaatgaagcttagcgaaagttcagtcagaagactctaaaacatacaggcataactggtaacttctgcctccttcaagcatgctcatctattacctagatttctatgtctagggcgttatctcaattgttgccagtcacTTGTCgatctcagcaaccaatagcaaatcgccacacttcagccttagcctatcatcctgtagcggtccgtttaaatatgcctctctccctttgcttcagtcctgtcatacagctgttcctgcgccccaccacctccccatctccgccattctctacaggatctgcagtctattcccatctgccatcttctcttcagtctcatcagcaatcaccatcaccagtgtctggacttcatgggggatctacatatatatgcagccgttcagagatgattcctcatggagttcaagcgccaaagactttgtcattactaagattttgttcattacatatttacaataaatatctttctatttacttgtctctcctgattgaaatattaGCTGAGGCTGTTTTTAATGATTGCATCAAACTGAGGCCATTTTAGTTTTCATACTTTCATCTATTGTTCATGACACAAAAGGCTTTACACCGCAATGCATTTCAAGAATTGTAATATGAAACATTACTTTGGCCAACAACAAACAACGTTTGAAGAGAGGTTATGATGAGCCCTGCTTACCCAATTTCTAAACAGCCAGAAAACCAAGCTGTCTGATGCGTGTTGATGGGTGTGGGTATTCTGTATCCTGGTGTCATAATGTAATGAAAGTAAACTCAGTGGGCAACTGTGTGTAATAGCACTGTGTTCTGGCACTTCTCTAATTAGAGAGGCTGCATATGTATCAATGTATCTGTCCTGCTACCTGCAGGTGCAGAGGGGATTAAAAGCTTCTTATTCAGTTTAAAGCAGCTTTGGACAAACAATACTGTAAGCATCACCCATATTAATTTACAGAATGGATTGACATCAGGCACAGATGTGGCTCGGAGACAATGCCGTATGTATGTTGGTGTGGTGGGATGTAATTTAGCATACTTCCTCATCTTGTAGATGCCTTTCATGACTGTTCCAAAGTTTCCAGAGCCCAGTTCTCCATCCTCCAGGAAGAGGTGACTGCGATCCACTGTGGAACTCCTCAGTTCATCTGGGTCTGCGTATGGACTCTCATATACTTCTGTGTCCATTGGCATGGCCTCTGATGGAGAAATGATCATTTGATGAATGGTGATGGAGTGatcttatacagtatgtgaactTGCTGAGACATATTGTACATGTCAGTCATAAGTCTCCAACATAAATAACACATATTTTGTCAATATGTTCTAAAAcgacttttatttaaaaaaaaaaaggttcagttAAAGGAAAACTAAAGTTCAGCCGCAACCATCAACcagcagtgatggaggaggacaGAGCCAGATTCATACTTGTatcattttcattctttcattatACTTGCCACGTTCCAACTCCCAAGCACACAAGTTTAAACTTGGTGTACTGGATTAaatgttattgtcattataGAGTGAACTGATGGCCAGAGTTATGAGAATAAACCCCAaagtttaatttaagttttgtCAACTAACtccttggttaaggttagggacaAATCATAGTTGtggttaaagaaagaaaatcccATCCCCTACCAGATCTTACCAAAGGCTCTGCACTACACACAGACTTTCTACACCCAAACATCCTCTCTAAGAGGGTTAGCAGCAGTTAACGTTACACCGCTTCTGCTTATTTGTCTGAGTGTTATTATTCACATGGCCAGTAGAGGTCACTTGGGTTTGGTCATGACAATCTGATTTTTCTTTGAGCTGTtacaaaataaacctttttccTCACTTCCCCTGTGTTCCCGACAAGCATCTACCAtcagtttctgttttatttgctgacaaactgaaatttaaaataaaatactgtgtcGGTAAAATTTCAATTGAATTTCATTTGTGCTCAATGcactgaaaaaggaaaaggaaacacGGAACAGATCTTGATACTACAAGGAGTCcaacagaaaatgtgttcttttgtAATTCAGGTAGATTGACCCTTAATGAAGGTTGTGTAGGAAAGagaacatttaataataatgtacacTTTTTAAGAAACCTAAGTAAAAAGGAAGCTAGTACTAACTTACTGGCAAGTTACTAGCAGTAACAACTGACCGACAATATGTTCTACTTTCTGTTGTGTATTGTGCTTACACATTTGTATAAGTGACGTACCTTTGCTTCCTGCATGATTAGTGGGCATCCTGGTTTCATAAGGATTGAGATTTTCTCTGGTGTTGTGTCGAGATTCACGAGACGGCTATCAGTTTATCAGAGGAGACAAGG from Scomber scombrus chromosome 15, fScoSco1.1, whole genome shotgun sequence includes:
- the syk gene encoding tyrosine-protein kinase SYK isoform X1, giving the protein MADRVNSLPFFYGNITREEAEDYLRQTGMGNGLYLLRQSRNYLGGFALSVAHSGRCYHYTIEREPNETYAIAGGKSHRSPQDVIDYHSQETDGLVCLLKKPSNRPKNMQPKVGPFEDLKEKLIREYVKQTWNLQGPALEQAIISQRPQLEKLIATTAHEKMPWFHGSITREDSEPRLQNGSRINGKFLIRQRDMNGSYALCLLHEGQVMHYRIDRDRAGKLSIPDGKKFDTLWQLVEHYSYKPDGLLRVLTDPCQRPEGELGLIGRPALPRDHPGISSTLQNAAGGILSRLKTVPIPGRKKPSRESRHNTRENLNPYETRMPTNHAGSKEAMPMDTEVYESPYADPDELRSSTVDRSHLFLEDGELGSGNFGTVMKGIYKMRKTEKPVAVKILKNDDNNPSVREEMLREANVMQQLDNPYIVRMIGICEAENLMLVMELAELGPLNKFLQRNKQTNIKNITELVHQVSMGMKYLEEHNFVHRDLAARNVLLVTQHYAKISDFGLSKAVAEEQNYYKAKGHGKWPVKWYAPECINYFKFSSKSDVWSFGVLMWEAYSLGQKPYKGMKGNDVMQMLESGQRMEAPLNCPQEMYDLMNACWTYKVDERPKFSVVEPRLRDYYYDIAQ
- the syk gene encoding tyrosine-protein kinase SYK isoform X2 yields the protein MADRVNSLPFFYGNITREEAEDYLRQTGMGNGLYLLRQSRNYLGGFALSVAHSGRCYHYTIEREPNETYAIAGGKSHRSPQDVIDYHSQETDGLVCLLKKPSNRPKNMQPKVGPFEDLKEKLIREYVKQTWNLQGPALEQAIISQRPQLEKLIATTAHEKMPWFHGSITREDSEPRLQNGSRINGKFLIRQRDMNGSYALCLLHEGQVMHYRIDRDRAGKLSIPDGKKFDTLWQLVEHYSYKPDGLLRVLTDPCQRPEGELGLIGRPALPRDHPGISSTLPSRESRHNTRENLNPYETRMPTNHAGSKEAMPMDTEVYESPYADPDELRSSTVDRSHLFLEDGELGSGNFGTVMKGIYKMRKTEKPVAVKILKNDDNNPSVREEMLREANVMQQLDNPYIVRMIGICEAENLMLVMELAELGPLNKFLQRNKQTNIKNITELVHQVSMGMKYLEEHNFVHRDLAARNVLLVTQHYAKISDFGLSKAVAEEQNYYKAKGHGKWPVKWYAPECINYFKFSSKSDVWSFGVLMWEAYSLGQKPYKGMKGNDVMQMLESGQRMEAPLNCPQEMYDLMNACWTYKVDERPKFSVVEPRLRDYYYDIAQ